In Melanotaenia boesemani isolate fMelBoe1 chromosome 7, fMelBoe1.pri, whole genome shotgun sequence, a single window of DNA contains:
- the LOC121643498 gene encoding putative uncharacterized protein DDB_G0290521 — MSRLRAFASTGVWPRGAGNRPAPRQRKWHDLYQKIEKCPMQAKGQSGLFGQARTCSCGLHTKPATQSSPPSTSSAASASAPEARTYLRPPLSLSMFTKSHYGGSLSSAVQPNLVKRRTPSPSPVSTPSPSPVRTSSPSLSSLRTPSASVSSVRTPSPSVSSVRTPSPSVSSVRTPSPAPSQGKFPVWEQNPVQADTSGEPGGRESSHAGSSASFWLPGELSKTIPLQDQRWIANTLFHSGKLRPDLKLW; from the exons ATGTCAAGGCTGAGGGCCTTTGCCAGCACTGGAGTTTGGCCCAGGGGAGCCGGCAACAGGCCAGCGCCAAGGCAACGGAAGTGGCATGACCTCTACCAAAAG attgaGAAATGCCCCATGCAGGCCAAAGGTCAGTCTGGCTTGTTTGGTCAGGCCAGGACCTGCAGTTGTGGGTTGCACACCAAG CCTGCCACCCAGTCATCTCCTCCCTCCACATCATCTGCAGCTTCAGCCTCTGCTCCTGAGGCCCGGACATATTTGCGTCCCCCTCTAAGTCTGTCCATG TTCACAAAATCCCACTATGGTGGCTCATTGTCATCTGCAGTGCAGCCAAATTTGGTGAAAAGAAGGACCCCCAGTCCTTCACCTGTGAGCACCCCCAGTCCTTCACCTGTGAGGACCTCCAGCCCTTCACTGTCTTCTCTGAGGACCCCCAGCGCTTCTGTGTCGTCTGTGAGGACACCCAGCCCTTCTGTGTCATCTGTGAGGACCCCCAGCCCTTCTGTGTCGTCTGTGAGGACACCCAGCCCTGCACCATCCCAGGGGAAGTTCCCAGTTTGGGAACAAAACCCTGTACAAGCTGACACATCT GGCGAACCGGGAGGACGTGAGTCATCCCATGCGGGATCCTCAGCTTCATTCTGGCTGCCGGGTGAGCTGAGCAAAACCATTCCTCTGCAGGACCAGAGGTGGATTGCCAACACCCTCTTTCACTCTGGGAAACTGCGGCCAGATTTGAAGCTGTG GTGA
- the LOC121643499 gene encoding uncharacterized protein LOC121643499, translating into MVVAAGGDGRVVPCKPMVVAAGGDGRVVPCKPMVVAAGGDGRVVPCKPMVVAAGRDRRVELCKPMVVAAGGDRKVVCCKPMVVTAGGDRWVVPCKPMVVAAEGDRRVVRCKPMVVAAGGDGRVVLCKPMVVAAGRDRRVVRCKPMVVAAGGDRRVGLWKLMLVAAGGDRWVVPCKPMVVGAEGDRRVVLCKPMVVAAGGRGRVVLCKPMVVAAGGDRWVVLCKPMVVAAGGDGKVVPRKPMVVAAGGDGRVVLCKPMLVAAGGDRWLGLCKPMVVAAGGDGRVVLCKPMVVAAGGDRWVVHCKPMMVAAGGDGRVVLCKPMVVAAGGDRRVVHCKPMLVAAGGDRWLGLCKPMVVAAGGDTWVARCKTMVVAAGGDRWVALCKPMVVAAGGDRWVVLCKPMVVAAGGDGTVVRCKPMVVAAGGDVKVVET; encoded by the exons atggtggtggctgcaggtggagacgggagggtGGTGccttgcaagccgatggtggtggctgcaggtggagacgggagggtGGTGccttgcaagccgatggtggtggctgcaggtggagacgggagggtGGTGccttgcaagccgatggtggtggctgcaggaaGAGACAGGAGGGTGGAgctttgcaagccgatggtagtggctgcaggtggagacaggaagGTGGTGtgttgcaagccgatggtggtgactgcaggtggagacaggtggGTGGTGccttgcaagccgatggtggtggctgcagaggGAGACAGGAGGGTGGTGcgttgcaagccgatggtggtggctgcaggtggagacgggagggtggtgctttgcaagccgatggtggtggctgcag GAAGAGACAGGAGGGTGGTGcgttgcaagccgatggtggtggctgcag gtggagacaggagaGTGGGGCTTTGGAAGCTGATGTtggtggcagcag gaggagacaGGTGGGTGGTGccttgcaagccgatggtggtgggtGCAGAGGGAGACAGAAGGGTGGtgctttgcaagccgatggtggtggctgcaggtggacgAGGGAGGGTGGtgctttgcaagccgatggtggtggctgcag GTGGAGACAGGTGGGTGGtgctttgcaagccgatggtggtggctgcaggtggagacgggaagGTGGTGCCTCgaaagccgatggtggtggctgcaggtggagacgggagagTGGTGCTTTGCAAGCCAatgttggtggctgcaggtggagacaggtggTTGGGGCTttgtaagccgatggtggtggctgcaggtggagatgggagGGTGGtgctttgcaagccgatggtggtggctgcaggtggagacag GTGGGTGGTGCATTGCAAGCCGAtgatggtggctgcag gtggagacgggagggtggtgctttgcaagccgatggtggtggctgcag gtggagacaggagaGTGGTGCATTGCAAGCCgatgttggtggctgcaggtggagacaggtggTTGGGGCTttgtaagccgatggtggtggctgcaggtggagacacgTGGGTGGCGCGTTGCAAGACAATGgttgtggctgcaggtggagacaggtggGTGGCgctttgcaagccgatggtggtggctgcaggtggagacaggtggGTGGtgctttgcaagccgatggtggtggctgcaggtggagacgggacgGTGGTGcgttgcaagccgatggtggtggctgcaggtggagacgtgAAGGTG gtggagacgtgA
- the LOC121643497 gene encoding uncharacterized protein LOC121643497: MDRVDSLAEYLVELRNQPSLALNNQQVSNIVALWQNLLEFDKQRVVFAARHQSRLDTGRFRSPKKKQEFTPGVDSLKRHALTTTAPLAQWPDCCRLIESIFVRLCDIHRSPKKRGTITVSRWDLILEDYRQIRRRILGNGTVMQQTALQLVDVSHTTLVQWHNKRVKRQDTAVMLQGLTLPSRLSAAANPLPAANVQPLFAAPPAWPLLPVPVPQQHCGPGKDEKNENLTSI; the protein is encoded by the exons ATGGACAGGGTCGACAGCCTGGCAGAGTATCTGGTTGAACTGAGGAACCAGCCCTCTCTTGCCCTCAACAACCAGCAG GTGAGCAACATTGTTGCTCTGTGGCAAAACCTGCTGGAGTTTGACAAGCAGAGGGTGGTGTTTGCTGCCAGACACCAGAGCAGGCTGGATACGGGGAGGTTCAGGTCACCCAAGAAGAAGCAGGAGTTCACGCCGGGAGTAGACAGCCTCAAAAGGCACGCCCTCACCACCACTGCCCCTCTTGCCCAGTGGCCAGATTGCTGCCGCCTGATTGAGTCCATCTTTGTCCGGCTCTGTGACATCCACCGTAGTCCCAAGAAGAGGGGGACAATCACAGTGTCCAGATGGGACCTCATCTTGGAGGACTACAGACAGATCAGGCGGCGCATTCTGGGTAACGGGACAGTGATGCAGCAGACCGCCCTGCAGCTGGTGGATGTCAGTCACACCACCCTTGTGCAGTGGCACAATAAAAGGGTGAAGAGACAGGACACTGCAGTGATGTTGCAGGGGCTCACCCTGCCCAGTCGCTTGTCTGCAGCAGCCAACCCTCTTCCTGCTGCAAACGTGCAGCCTTTATTTGCAGCCCCCCCAGCCTGGCCCCTCTTACCAGTACCAGTTCCCCAGCAGCACTGTGGGCCaggcaaagatgaaaaaaatgaaaacctcaCCAGCATCTGA
- the LOC121643496 gene encoding uncharacterized protein LOC121643496 — protein MTTKTKSHKAMGDGEWMSRLRAFASTGVWPPGAGNRPAPRQRKWHDLYQKIEKCPMQAKGQSGLFGQARTCSCGFHAKPATQSSPPSTSSAASASAPEARTYLRPPLSLSMFTKSHYGGSLSSAVQPNLVKRRTPSPSPVSTPSPSPVRTSSPSLSSLRTPSASVSSVRAPSPSLSSLRAPSPSVSSVRTPSPAPSQGKFPVWEQNPVQADASGEPGGRASSHAGSSASFWLPGELSKTIPLQDQRWIANTLFHSGKLRPDLKLWYEPPVPALIYHQTPTPEPFFTHRLMVWMPYHLWKVKIACPTCGKQLTGAGVHKRARKVLDIDRYYLLVTETLRCTVCVQNHLSTSQTVRDQLDLPHQQMFRLILTRKYACDIRVIRLLRDRTLGNSPARLVKQLRENHGEEWLDRLVHYLGECAEFVDKPSLFPVVCREPPEPMDIPTSRWLLVVYGRDILSRLDHIKARITSTFGSILKLDSTKKITKKLAGTGRGTALWLTSVSNEVGQILNSVLTVQEGSGLNRMASGLMERYRQASVSPPVLMYVDCGCCVEEGASKLQVRFGEWPDLHIRLDIWHFMRRLAVGCTTDAHPLYPTFMGCLSACIFEWDAGDLALLRQAKREQLRLEGVPGITDLLTEDTG, from the exons ATGACAACCAAGACCAAAAGCCACAAGGCCATGGGAGATGGGGAGTGGATGTCAAGGCTGAGGGCCTTTGCCAGCACTGGAGTTTGGCCCCCAGGAGCCGGCAACAGGCCAGCGCCAAGGCAACGGAAGTGGCATGACCTCTACCAAAAG attgaGAAATGCCCCATGCAGGCCAAAGGGCAGTCTGGCTTGTTTGGTCAGGCCAGGACCTGCAGTTGTGGGTTCCATGCCAAG CCTGCCACCCAGTCATCTCCTCCCTCCACATCATCTGCAGCTTCAGCCTCTGCTCCTGAGGCCCGGACATATTTGCGTCCCCCTCTAAGTCTGTCCATG TTCACAAAATCCCACTATGGTGGCTCATTGTCATCTGCAGTGCAGCCAAATTTGGTGAAAAGAAGGACCCCCAGTCCTTCACCTGTGAGCACCCCCAGTCCTTCACCTGTGAGGACCTCCAGCCCTTCACTGTCTTCTCTGAGGACCCCCAGCGCTTCTGTGTCGTCTGTGAGGGCCCCCAGCCCTTCACTGTCTTCTCTGAGGGCCCCCAGCCCTTCTGTGTCATCTGTGAGGACACCCAGCCCTGCACCATCCCAGGGGAAGTTCCCAGTTTGGGAACAAAACCCTGTACAAGCTGACGCATCT GGCGAACCGGGAGGACGTGCGTCATCCCATGCGGGATCCTCAGCTTCATTCTGGCTGCCGGGTGAGCTGAGCAAAACCATTCCTCTGCAGGACCAGAGGTGGATTGCCAACACCCTCTTTCACTCTGGGAAACTGCGGCCAGATTTGAAGCTGTGGTATGAGCCCCCTGTCCCAGCGCTCATTTACCATCAAACACCGACCCCAGAGCCTTTCTTCACCCATCGCCTGATGGTGTGGATGCCCTACCACCTGTGGAAGGTGAAGATCGCCTGCCCTACATGTGGAAAGCAGTTGACAGGCGCTGGGGTCCACAAAAGGGCACGGAAGGTCCTGGACATCGACCGGTACTACCtgctggtgacagagacactcAGGTGCACTGTGTGTGTACAGAACCATTTGTCCACCAGTCAGACTGTCCGGGACCAGCTGGACCTCCCTCACCAGCAAATGTTCAGATTAATCCTGACCCGCAA GTACGCCTGTGACATCCGTGTCATCAGGCTGCTTCGGGACAGGACCCTGGGCAACAGTCCAGCGCGGCTGGTGAAGCAGCTAAGGGAGAACCATGGGGAGGAGTGGCTCGACAGGCTGGTACACTATCTGGGGGAGTGTGCTGAGTTTGTGGATAAGCCAAGCCTCTTCCCGGTTGTCTGCCGGGAGCCCCCGGAGCCGATGGACATCCCCACCAGTCGCTGGCTGTTGGTCGTTTATGGACGGGACATCCTCTCAAGGTTGGACCACATAAAGGCCAGAATCACCTCCACGTTTGGGTCCATCCTTAAGCTGGACTCCACCAAAAAG ATCACAAAGAAGCTGGCTGGCACCGGCAGGGGCACAGCTCTCTGGCTAACCTCCGTCAGCAACGAGGTTGGCCAGATCCTGAACAGTGTCTTGACTGTGCAAGAGGGGTCGGGACTAAACAGGATGGCGTCCGGCCTGATGGAGCGGTACCGCCAGGCATCTGTGTCACCCCCAGTTCTTATGTATGTGGACTGTGGATGCTGTGTGGAAGAGGGGGCCAGCAAGCTGCAAGTGAGGTTTGGGGAGTGGCCAGACCTCCACATTCGTCTGGATATCTGGCACTTTATGAGGAGGCTGGCTGTGGGCTGCACCACCGATGCCCATCCCCTCTACCCTACCTTCATGGGCTGCCTCTCCGCCTGCATCTTTGAGTGGGATGCTGGGGATCTTGCTCTTTTGAGGCAGGCGAAGAGAGAACAGCTCAGACTGGAGGGTGTGCCTGGCATCACTGATCTCCTG ACGGAGGACACGGGGTGA